In Calditrichia bacterium, one DNA window encodes the following:
- a CDS encoding TolC family protein, with protein sequence MRMIILGCILAATIAGFAQPDDPITAGKASLSEASNLAALIKFAESQNPGLQSDWAKWQAATQQANSSGKLPNPTITYGYMAQSLRDFGETRENRFTVNQGFPWFGTLRQQRKIADAEANRELARYERTKRDLHFRIKASYFEYALIRQKLAIISNNIQLMQDVEEVVLAKFRTGENTYATLLKIQVELERLNDEQKSYEQLLPVTHARLNYLLNRPADAVLPVDPQIELDTIAIDFETLTAALSEKNPEMQIATATSEQSRSALQLVQKSNYPAFGLGIQYQQMGNMNGVNLPDPVMISVSMSLPLWFGKNKAAVAAAQTRKKAADFSIENVRNSLLSELQVTLFGYKDAYRKIRLYENKLIPKARQALEVSQTAFETGKMDFLDWIDAQRTLLQFELELADSRNRCAQKRAELEKLTGF encoded by the coding sequence ATGCGAATGATCATTTTGGGCTGCATTTTAGCGGCAACAATTGCCGGATTTGCACAGCCCGACGACCCAATTACAGCCGGAAAAGCAAGCTTATCCGAAGCCAGTAACCTCGCAGCGCTGATTAAGTTTGCGGAATCACAAAATCCCGGCCTACAATCGGATTGGGCAAAATGGCAAGCTGCAACGCAACAGGCGAACAGTTCCGGTAAGCTGCCAAATCCAACAATTACATACGGTTACATGGCGCAATCTCTCAGAGATTTCGGTGAAACGCGGGAGAACCGTTTCACAGTAAATCAGGGATTTCCCTGGTTTGGCACGCTGCGCCAGCAACGCAAAATTGCAGACGCAGAAGCCAATCGCGAATTGGCACGATACGAACGCACCAAACGCGATTTACATTTTCGCATCAAAGCATCGTATTTTGAATATGCACTGATTCGCCAAAAACTGGCGATAATCAGCAACAATATTCAATTGATGCAGGATGTGGAAGAGGTTGTCCTCGCCAAATTTCGAACCGGTGAAAATACTTACGCAACACTGTTGAAAATTCAGGTTGAATTGGAACGGCTGAACGACGAGCAAAAAAGCTACGAGCAATTATTGCCGGTAACACACGCCCGGCTGAATTATCTGCTTAATCGTCCGGCGGATGCCGTTTTGCCGGTCGATCCGCAAATTGAGCTGGACACAATCGCGATCGATTTCGAAACACTTACGGCTGCGCTATCCGAGAAAAATCCCGAGATGCAAATCGCGACTGCGACATCCGAACAAAGCCGCAGTGCGTTACAACTGGTTCAAAAAAGCAATTATCCGGCGTTTGGGCTGGGCATCCAATATCAGCAAATGGGAAATATGAACGGCGTAAATCTGCCCGATCCGGTGATGATCAGCGTTTCGATGAGCCTGCCGCTTTGGTTCGGCAAAAACAAAGCCGCCGTCGCTGCTGCCCAAACGCGAAAAAAAGCAGCGGATTTTTCGATCGAAAATGTCCGGAATTCTTTGCTTTCGGAATTGCAAGTCACATTATTTGGTTACAAAGATGCGTATCGAAAAATACGATTATATGAGAACAAACTGATTCCAAAAGCGCGGCAGGCGCTCGAAGTTTCCCAAACCGCATTTGAAACCGGGAAAATGGATTTTCTGGATTGGATTGACGCACAACGAACGCTGCTCCAGTTCGAACTGGAATTGGCGGACAGTCGCAATCGCTGTGCCCAAAAACGCGCAGAACTTGAAAAATTGACCGGATTTTGA
- a CDS encoding transglycosylase domain-containing protein: MRVFLNQDEQWCLPPNPDLKIPDKLKTTVLFFEDQYFYYHPGVNPGAVVRAFWQNVNSEKRVSGASTITMQVARLFNPKSRNYAHKMLEILQALKMEIRYSKEEILQLYLNHAPYGGNIIGYQAASLRYFGKLPDALTWGEAATIAVLPNAPGLISPDAAPDKLREKRNKLLRRMKDAGIISDEALALSILEPTPESSHPFPWQAPHLSQWLKTRYGENGGLLKTTIVPQNPIGN; encoded by the coding sequence TTGCGTGTCTTTCTCAATCAAGATGAGCAGTGGTGCCTCCCTCCAAATCCTGATCTGAAAATTCCGGATAAGCTAAAAACGACCGTCCTTTTTTTTGAGGATCAGTATTTTTATTATCACCCGGGAGTAAATCCCGGAGCGGTGGTGCGCGCGTTTTGGCAAAATGTCAATTCAGAAAAACGCGTCAGTGGTGCCAGCACAATTACGATGCAGGTTGCCCGATTATTTAATCCAAAATCACGCAATTATGCACACAAAATGCTGGAAATCCTTCAAGCGTTGAAAATGGAAATACGCTATTCGAAGGAAGAAATTCTGCAACTGTATTTGAATCACGCGCCATACGGCGGAAATATTATTGGCTACCAGGCTGCATCTTTGCGTTATTTTGGCAAATTACCCGATGCACTAACCTGGGGCGAAGCCGCGACTATCGCCGTTTTGCCCAATGCGCCAGGACTTATTTCTCCGGATGCGGCACCGGATAAACTACGGGAAAAACGCAACAAACTGTTGCGCAGGATGAAGGATGCCGGAATTATTTCCGACGAAGCGCTAGCGCTGTCCATTCTCGAGCCTACGCCGGAATCCTCTCACCCGTTTCCATGGCAGGCACCACACTTAAGTCAATGGTTGAAAACACGTTACGGAGAAAATGGCGGATTGCTAAAAACCACCATTGTTCCCCAAAATCCAATCGGAAACTGA
- a CDS encoding M23 family metallopeptidase produces MINTTHHALPPVPQKYALDIIAIGEFGKRSVGFFPESPDEYYVFGKSVFSPIDGIVTAVVDQYVDSLSAGPKMDENEAYGNRIIIQNDSLEIMLAQLKQGSISVRLGDTIFSGQQIAAVGCSGDVSEPHLHIQATIPATDARVRQYWDRSGIPMQFNGRFLVKNDIFEASN; encoded by the coding sequence TTGATTAACACAACACATCATGCACTTCCACCGGTTCCGCAAAAATATGCATTAGATATCATTGCAATCGGCGAATTTGGCAAACGCTCCGTTGGTTTTTTTCCGGAATCGCCGGATGAATATTATGTATTCGGAAAATCCGTTTTTAGCCCGATCGATGGTATCGTAACTGCAGTTGTTGATCAATATGTCGATTCCCTTTCCGCGGGACCAAAAATGGATGAAAATGAAGCTTATGGTAACCGTATCATCATTCAAAATGATTCGCTCGAAATTATGCTGGCGCAACTAAAGCAGGGAAGCATTTCCGTTAGATTGGGTGATACGATCTTTTCAGGACAGCAAATTGCCGCAGTAGGTTGTAGTGGTGATGTCAGCGAGCCGCATTTGCACATTCAGGCAACTATCCCTGCAACCGATGCGCGTGTTCGTCAATATTGGGATCGATCCGGTATCCCAATGCAGTTTAACGGGCGTTTTTTGGTGAAAAACGACATTTTTGAAGCATCAAATTAA
- the guaB gene encoding IMP dehydrogenase yields MTKVVYEGLTFDDVLLQPAHSQILPKDADLSTRLTNRIRLNSPLLSAAMDTVTESAMAIAIAREGGIGIIHKNMSLEAQATQIDLVKRSESGMIIDPITLTADRPIRAALEVMGKYHISGIPIVQGKRLVGIITNRDLRFEQNIDQPIDNLMTKENLVTAPVGTTLEQAKAILQKHRIEKLLVVNEAGELKGLLTVKDIQKKQDYPAACKDNFGRLRVGAATGVGEDGLVRAAKLIERGVDVIVIDTAHGHSQKVIDSVASFKKQYGDVALIAGNIATYEAAKALIDAGVDAVKVGIGPGSICTTRIVTGVGVPQISAIMEVHKATSQAGIPLIADGGIKHTGDIVKALAAGADTVMIGSLFAGSEESPSESILLDGRRYKQVRGMGSLGAMQQGSRDRYFQGEVTEADKLVPEGIEGRVPYSGHVGDIIFQMLGGLRSAMGYTGCQTIAELQQKSRFIKITGAGMRESHPHNVEITKESPNYKLRSS; encoded by the coding sequence ATGACAAAAGTTGTGTATGAAGGACTGACATTTGATGATGTGTTGCTCCAGCCGGCGCATTCCCAAATTTTGCCGAAGGACGCGGATTTAAGCACTCGTCTGACAAATAGAATCCGGTTGAATTCGCCGTTGCTTTCTGCGGCGATGGACACTGTGACAGAATCTGCGATGGCCATTGCAATTGCCCGCGAAGGCGGCATCGGCATCATTCATAAAAATATGTCACTGGAAGCACAAGCGACCCAAATCGATCTGGTAAAACGCTCAGAAAGCGGGATGATTATCGATCCGATTACGCTGACTGCCGATCGCCCGATTCGCGCTGCGTTGGAAGTAATGGGAAAATACCATATTTCCGGCATCCCGATTGTCCAGGGAAAACGGTTGGTCGGTATCATCACCAATCGCGATTTGCGTTTCGAACAAAATATTGATCAACCGATTGACAACCTGATGACCAAAGAAAATCTGGTTACCGCACCTGTTGGCACAACGCTCGAACAAGCCAAAGCCATCCTCCAAAAGCACCGCATCGAAAAATTATTGGTTGTCAACGAAGCCGGTGAATTGAAAGGCTTGCTCACTGTAAAAGATATTCAGAAAAAACAAGATTATCCGGCAGCCTGCAAAGACAATTTTGGCAGATTGCGGGTTGGCGCTGCGACCGGCGTTGGCGAAGATGGGTTGGTTCGTGCTGCAAAATTGATTGAGCGCGGTGTTGATGTTATCGTCATCGACACAGCACACGGACATTCCCAAAAGGTTATCGATTCAGTTGCGAGTTTCAAAAAACAATATGGCGATGTCGCGTTAATTGCAGGAAATATAGCAACTTACGAAGCGGCAAAAGCTTTAATCGATGCCGGTGTAGATGCCGTAAAAGTAGGCATCGGACCCGGTTCCATTTGCACAACCCGAATTGTTACCGGCGTTGGCGTGCCGCAAATTTCTGCAATCATGGAAGTGCACAAAGCCACCAGCCAAGCCGGCATCCCGTTGATCGCCGATGGCGGCATCAAACACACCGGCGATATTGTGAAAGCACTTGCCGCCGGCGCTGATACGGTGATGATCGGCAGCCTTTTCGCGGGATCCGAAGAAAGCCCCAGCGAATCCATTTTACTGGATGGGCGACGCTACAAACAGGTGCGCGGCATGGGCTCTTTGGGCGCCATGCAGCAAGGCAGCCGCGACCGTTATTTCCAGGGTGAAGTTACCGAAGCGGATAAACTCGTTCCTGAAGGAATTGAAGGACGAGTACCATATAGCGGACATGTCGGCGACATTATTTTCCAAATGCTCGGCGGACTGCGCTCCGCAATGGGATACACCGGATGCCAAACGATTGCGGAGTTGCAGCAAAAATCCCGCTTTATCAAAATTACAGGTGCCGGGATGCGCGAAAGTCATCCGCACAATGTTGAAATTACCAAAGAATCGCCAAACTACAAATTGCGCAGTTCTTGA
- the mce gene encoding methylmalonyl-CoA epimerase, producing MQYEKIDHVGVAVHSLDSVKKMYKDVLGLTPVFEEEVPEQKVKVVGFKVGQSNIEYLEPTSPDSPIAKFLEKRGEGMHHLCVGVADIHAVLANMKANGMQLIDEQPKTGAEGKQIAFVHPKSMNGILLELSQEK from the coding sequence ATGCAATATGAAAAAATAGACCATGTTGGCGTTGCGGTTCACTCGCTCGATTCTGTAAAAAAAATGTATAAAGATGTGCTCGGTTTAACACCCGTTTTTGAAGAAGAAGTGCCCGAGCAAAAAGTAAAAGTTGTCGGTTTCAAAGTTGGGCAATCGAATATTGAGTATCTCGAGCCGACATCGCCGGATTCCCCGATTGCCAAATTTTTGGAAAAAAGGGGAGAGGGCATGCACCATCTCTGCGTAGGCGTCGCCGATATTCACGCGGTTTTGGCAAATATGAAAGCCAACGGCATGCAATTAATCGATGAACAACCCAAAACCGGTGCCGAAGGAAAACAGATTGCTTTTGTGCATCCCAAAAGCATGAACGGCATTTTGCTGGAGCTTTCTCAGGAAAAATAA
- the mtgA gene encoding monofunctional biosynthetic peptidoglycan transglycosylase, which produces MKRFIKIVLITIAILIGCFAVFAGYIWLSIPDVAYLKKENPTTTSLMEFRKAEAEAAGKKYAVKQQWQPYRQIPEIFVRTVTLSEDAGFWGHEGVDWEELEKALDESWKSGKPFRGASTITQQTAKNLFLTPERSYIRKIREYFIAKKLEENLSKSRIIEIYLNIIEFGDGVFGVEKASQKYFGKSISELALDEMVRLVAIIPNPIRMNPTKSGRELRWRSRVILNRLRTYDDISEEEYLFNKDVLNTFFGGGF; this is translated from the coding sequence ATGAAAAGATTTATCAAAATAGTGTTGATCACAATCGCAATATTGATCGGTTGCTTTGCGGTGTTTGCGGGCTACATTTGGCTCAGCATTCCCGATGTTGCATATCTCAAAAAAGAAAATCCCACAACAACATCGCTAATGGAATTTCGCAAAGCGGAAGCTGAAGCTGCCGGCAAAAAATATGCTGTCAAACAACAATGGCAGCCATATCGGCAGATTCCCGAAATATTTGTCCGAACGGTAACGCTCAGCGAGGACGCCGGATTTTGGGGACATGAAGGCGTAGATTGGGAGGAATTGGAAAAAGCGCTCGATGAAAGCTGGAAATCCGGCAAGCCGTTTCGCGGGGCGAGCACTATCACCCAACAAACGGCAAAAAATTTGTTTCTCACACCGGAACGATCGTATATCCGTAAGATACGCGAATATTTTATCGCCAAAAAACTTGAGGAAAACCTTTCCAAATCACGGATTATTGAAATATACCTCAATATAATTGAATTTGGCGACGGCGTTTTCGGTGTCGAAAAAGCATCCCAAAAATATTTTGGGAAAAGCATTTCCGAACTGGCATTAGATGAAATGGTTCGACTCGTCGCGATAATTCCCAATCCCATTCGCATGAATCCAACCAAATCCGGACGGGAATTGCGCTGGCGTTCGCGCGTTATTTTGAACCGGTTGCGCACCTACGATGATATTTCCGAGGAAGAATATTTGTTCAATAAAGATGTGTTGAATACATTTTTCGGGGGCGGATTTTAG
- the glgP gene encoding alpha-glucan family phosphorylase — protein MQYVGSIKVIPELPSEIKRLEELAKNLSFAWTPEARQLFRQINPALWTKTNHNPIKFLREVQQRDLDRCVNDPEYLSMYKRVVREFDEYISEENTWYKQTFPKDRNKVIAYFSAEFGFHESLPIYSGGLGVLAGDHLKSASDLGLPLVGVSLFYHQTYFTQQIDAHGNQIALYIPHNGNDLPLHKVTKENGSDLIVTVPLGLRDVKFAIWRAQIGRIPAYLLDANLPENPPEDRMITARLYGGDEEMRISQEILLGMGGVRALRAMGIEPQAWHMNEGHSVFLALERIRQLVKEKKMSFYQALEAVASNTIFTTHTPVPAGNDAFPLHFVEKFFQRYWESVGIRRYQFMELGSQVQPEGYEIFNLTVLSLKLSKFRNGVSKLHGSVSRDLWKDVWSGIPVDEIPIGHITNGVHASTWTVYAMRKLYEKHLSPDWHEHVDEPVYWRGVFGIPDQELWDAKNSVKQIMLNHVRERIRSQNLRNKVGTLHLHRLEDMLDPNILTIGFARRFATYKRAMLIFRDKERLKRILNNPERPVQLVFSGKAHPKDMGGQELIRFVSTLAAEEGFRGRVFFVENYDMSVARDLISGVDVWLNNPRRPQEASGTSGQKVGLNGGINFSVLDGWWVEGYNGKNGFAFGDREDYRSLEELDNWDSEAIYDIMENDLAPLYYKRGADGLPTDWIKMMKHSIASVMPNFNTHRMVKDYVNQLYQPAIRQGEKYSQDSYQLAKEYAAWCEKMQQQWMNVHVELTDMNLNEEIVLQYNDPLKIRAKIKIGEIDPADVKVQVYLFKERTDALHNDEFELVDMNRKKQLEDGAYVYEAAITPSNSGNYRFTIRVLPFNKSMPNPVELGLIRWLEQPQFHG, from the coding sequence ATGCAGTATGTTGGGTCTATTAAAGTTATCCCAGAATTGCCATCCGAGATAAAACGGCTGGAAGAACTGGCAAAGAATTTGTCGTTTGCATGGACACCGGAAGCGCGCCAGCTTTTTCGCCAGATTAATCCGGCGCTTTGGACAAAAACCAACCACAACCCTATAAAATTTTTGCGGGAAGTTCAACAGCGCGATTTGGACCGCTGTGTGAATGATCCGGAATATTTGTCGATGTATAAACGAGTGGTTCGCGAATTTGACGAATACATTTCTGAAGAAAATACCTGGTATAAACAAACCTTTCCAAAAGATCGCAATAAAGTAATTGCCTATTTTTCCGCTGAATTCGGCTTTCACGAATCGTTACCCATTTATTCCGGCGGACTTGGCGTTTTGGCCGGCGATCACTTGAAATCTGCCAGCGATTTGGGATTGCCGCTGGTTGGCGTGAGCTTGTTTTATCACCAAACTTATTTTACCCAGCAGATTGACGCACATGGCAATCAGATTGCGCTTTACATTCCGCACAACGGCAACGATTTGCCGCTGCACAAGGTAACCAAAGAAAACGGTTCGGATTTGATTGTTACTGTCCCGTTGGGTCTGCGCGATGTTAAATTTGCCATTTGGCGAGCTCAAATCGGGCGCATTCCGGCATATTTGCTGGATGCAAATTTACCCGAAAACCCGCCGGAAGATCGCATGATTACCGCCCGTTTATATGGCGGCGATGAAGAAATGCGCATTTCACAGGAAATTTTATTAGGCATGGGCGGTGTTCGCGCGCTCCGCGCGATGGGCATCGAACCGCAAGCCTGGCACATGAACGAAGGGCACTCCGTTTTTCTGGCACTCGAGCGCATTCGTCAGTTGGTGAAAGAGAAAAAAATGTCTTTTTACCAGGCTTTGGAAGCTGTTGCCAGCAATACAATTTTTACCACACACACGCCGGTTCCCGCCGGAAACGACGCATTTCCGCTCCATTTTGTTGAAAAATTTTTCCAGCGGTACTGGGAATCCGTTGGCATTCGCCGTTATCAATTTATGGAATTGGGCTCGCAAGTGCAGCCGGAAGGTTACGAGATTTTCAACCTGACCGTGCTTTCTCTGAAACTCTCCAAATTCCGCAATGGTGTGAGTAAGCTTCATGGCAGCGTTTCGCGGGATTTGTGGAAAGATGTGTGGTCCGGCATTCCGGTGGATGAAATCCCCATCGGGCACATTACTAACGGTGTGCACGCCAGCACCTGGACAGTTTACGCAATGCGCAAGTTGTACGAAAAACATTTGAGCCCGGATTGGCACGAGCATGTGGATGAGCCGGTATATTGGCGCGGCGTTTTCGGTATTCCTGATCAGGAATTGTGGGATGCCAAAAACAGTGTCAAACAAATCATGCTCAACCATGTTCGCGAACGTATCCGCTCACAAAATTTGCGCAACAAAGTAGGTACATTGCATCTCCACCGGTTGGAGGACATGCTCGACCCGAACATTCTCACCATCGGATTTGCACGCCGATTTGCAACATACAAACGCGCGATGCTCATTTTCCGCGATAAAGAGCGCCTCAAACGCATCCTCAACAATCCGGAACGACCGGTTCAACTGGTGTTCTCCGGAAAGGCTCACCCGAAAGATATGGGTGGTCAGGAATTGATTCGTTTTGTGAGCACATTAGCAGCGGAAGAAGGTTTTCGCGGCAGGGTTTTCTTTGTGGAAAATTATGATATGAGCGTTGCCCGCGACCTGATTTCGGGTGTTGACGTATGGTTAAACAACCCGCGCCGTCCGCAGGAAGCATCCGGTACCAGCGGACAGAAAGTCGGGTTGAACGGTGGAATCAACTTCTCCGTTCTCGATGGCTGGTGGGTCGAAGGCTATAACGGCAAAAACGGTTTTGCTTTTGGCGATCGCGAGGATTACCGTAGTTTGGAAGAATTGGATAATTGGGACAGTGAAGCCATTTACGATATCATGGAAAATGATCTCGCCCCGCTGTATTACAAACGCGGCGCGGATGGCTTGCCAACCGATTGGATCAAAATGATGAAACACTCGATCGCCAGCGTGATGCCAAATTTCAACACCCACCGGATGGTGAAAGATTATGTGAACCAACTGTATCAACCGGCGATCCGGCAGGGTGAAAAATACAGCCAGGATAGCTATCAGCTTGCCAAAGAATACGCCGCATGGTGCGAAAAAATGCAGCAACAATGGATGAATGTTCACGTTGAACTGACAGATATGAATTTGAACGAAGAAATTGTTCTGCAATACAACGATCCGCTGAAAATTCGTGCGAAAATCAAAATCGGTGAAATCGATCCTGCGGATGTTAAAGTTCAGGTTTATCTCTTCAAAGAGCGCACAGACGCACTACACAACGACGAATTTGAACTGGTGGATATGAATCGCAAAAAGCAGCTCGAAGACGGTGCATACGTTTACGAAGCTGCGATAACGCCATCGAACAGCGGTAATTATCGCTTTACGATCCGCGTGCTGCCATTCAACAAATCGATGCCAAATCCGGTGGAACTGGGATTGATTCGCTGGCTCGAACAACCGCAATTTCACGGATAA
- a CDS encoding YicC family protein, protein MKPIYSMTGYATEKSALSNGEITCEFRTLNSRYLEIYLKLPQQLRNYEDAFKNVIRKHIDRAKVNCVITISETEVLPDMMQINAPLVKMYRRLLEDLRMSADIKEPLKISDFLQFKDLFNIAENVVDDSLVQVVENLLVQTIKQLNVARSEEGENLRKDMLSRLNNVMQMANEVQTYAAQNSRMEFQKQMERLKNLIDDNKLDRNRLEMEVALISDRVDISEEIVRLNSHIELFKEDLEQGSPIGKKLNFILQEMHREANTMSSKNTLIEISHRVVAIKEEIERMREQVQNIE, encoded by the coding sequence ATGAAACCGATTTACAGCATGACCGGTTACGCTACCGAAAAAAGCGCGTTATCCAACGGTGAAATTACTTGCGAATTCAGAACACTTAATTCACGCTATTTGGAAATATACCTAAAATTGCCGCAGCAATTGCGCAATTATGAAGACGCGTTTAAAAACGTGATCCGAAAGCATATTGACCGGGCAAAAGTAAATTGTGTAATTACAATTTCAGAAACCGAAGTGCTGCCGGATATGATGCAAATCAATGCACCGTTGGTTAAAATGTATCGCCGTTTGCTCGAAGATCTCCGGATGAGTGCGGACATCAAAGAACCGTTGAAAATTTCCGATTTTCTGCAATTCAAAGATTTATTTAATATCGCGGAAAACGTGGTAGACGACTCATTAGTACAAGTTGTTGAGAATTTGCTGGTTCAGACCATCAAACAACTTAATGTTGCGCGATCCGAAGAAGGTGAAAATTTGCGAAAAGACATGCTCAGTCGCCTCAACAATGTGATGCAAATGGCTAACGAAGTACAAACTTACGCAGCCCAAAATTCGCGGATGGAATTTCAGAAACAGATGGAACGGCTCAAAAACTTGATTGATGATAACAAGCTCGATCGCAATCGGCTGGAAATGGAAGTTGCGCTAATTTCCGACCGGGTAGATATCAGCGAAGAAATTGTCCGGCTGAACAGCCATATCGAATTGTTCAAAGAAGATTTGGAACAGGGTTCGCCCATCGGCAAAAAGCTCAATTTTATTTTGCAGGAAATGCATCGCGAAGCGAACACGATGTCTTCCAAAAATACGCTGATCGAGATCAGCCACCGCGTGGTTGCCATTAAAGAAGAAATTGAGCGGATGCGCGAGCAGGTTCAAAATATTGAATAA
- a CDS encoding GIY-YIG nuclease family protein: protein MFAIIDLETTGLDPGTDRIFEIAILQFDGQQLTDSFCTLVNPEFQLLPGIERLTGVVDKQLSDAPKFFQIARKIVELTENRIIVAHHSRFDYAFLRKEFSRLGYNFSRQQLCTERLSRKLLPDFGSYKLSHLCKKLNIPLNGAHRALADANATLQLFQHLQILEKCPVSETESLKENIRENILPPGLNRNDINKLAEGCGVYFFYDERDRLIYVGKSKNIRKRVQSHFSGDLKSQKSLKMKHHIRRIDYQITGSELIALLLESDLIKTHQPVFNRSQRTIRYRYGLFSQLSADGYLTFSLQRFGPKGPNGIDGELVIAFSNKKQAQSFQDRIITKYRLCQKLCGLYKNRGPCFNYHLKLCNGACVGSESPEDYNLRANQAIDQFCYDFPDFLIVTKGRNADEKGVVLIRQGLYRGFGFLPEDAISALAIDTVGEHIQQRADNQDIRKIINAFLAKHPKTRIIALDK from the coding sequence ATGTTTGCAATCATAGATTTAGAAACAACCGGACTTGATCCGGGAACTGACCGGATTTTCGAAATCGCTATTTTGCAGTTCGACGGACAGCAATTAACGGACAGCTTTTGCACCCTCGTCAACCCGGAATTTCAATTGCTGCCGGGCATCGAGCGGCTCACCGGCGTTGTTGACAAACAATTATCGGACGCTCCAAAATTTTTCCAAATTGCCCGGAAAATTGTCGAATTGACTGAAAATCGCATTATTGTCGCGCACCATTCCCGGTTCGATTATGCTTTTTTGCGAAAAGAATTTTCGCGGTTGGGCTACAATTTCAGCAGACAGCAACTCTGCACCGAACGGCTCAGCCGCAAACTGTTGCCGGATTTTGGATCGTACAAGCTGAGCCATTTGTGCAAAAAATTGAACATTCCGTTAAACGGTGCCCACCGCGCATTGGCAGATGCGAATGCAACGCTGCAACTGTTTCAACACCTTCAGATATTGGAAAAATGTCCGGTTTCCGAAACAGAATCGCTGAAAGAAAACATCCGGGAAAACATTTTGCCTCCGGGACTTAACCGCAATGATATCAACAAGTTGGCAGAGGGTTGTGGCGTCTATTTTTTTTATGATGAACGTGACCGGTTAATTTATGTGGGTAAAAGCAAAAATATTCGCAAACGGGTGCAGAGCCATTTTTCCGGCGATTTGAAATCGCAGAAATCGTTAAAAATGAAGCACCACATCCGGCGCATCGATTACCAAATTACCGGCAGCGAACTGATTGCGCTGCTGCTGGAATCGGATTTAATAAAAACGCATCAGCCGGTTTTTAACCGCAGCCAACGTACGATTCGCTATCGCTACGGTCTATTTTCCCAACTTTCTGCTGATGGATATTTGACGTTTTCACTGCAGCGATTTGGCCCGAAAGGACCAAACGGTATAGACGGGGAACTGGTGATTGCCTTCTCCAACAAAAAGCAGGCGCAATCTTTTCAGGATCGGATTATAACCAAATACCGGCTGTGCCAAAAATTGTGCGGGTTGTATAAAAATCGCGGACCGTGTTTCAATTATCATCTCAAATTGTGCAACGGGGCGTGCGTCGGCAGCGAATCGCCGGAAGATTACAACCTGCGCGCAAATCAGGCGATAGACCAGTTTTGTTACGATTTCCCGGATTTTCTGATTGTCACAAAAGGCAGAAATGCGGATGAAAAAGGTGTGGTGCTGATCCGGCAGGGGTTGTATCGCGGGTTTGGTTTTCTCCCTGAAGATGCGATTTCAGCATTGGCGATAGACACCGTTGGCGAACACATTCAGCAGCGCGCGGACAATCAGGATATTCGCAAAATCATCAACGCGTTTCTGGCAAAACATCCCAAAACCCGCATTATTGCGTTGGATAAATAA